actCAACCCTGTTGTTTCAAACCACATGACATTTTTCTATGAAACAAAACAACGTAAAGTAGAATGTTAGGGACTGACCGCCAGTCACCACTTTTTTCGGAAAAAGATGCAAGGAAAATCAATGGTGACTGAGGCTGTCAAATTCTTAACATTTAGCATTTTCTGTTCCACAAAAAAGTCTCAACAGTTTTGAAACATGATtcttattttgcatttttaatatattaaaaaatgaaCCATGGTGCACATTGCTGTTCTGACCTGTACTGTAACACAGCATGCTGTTTGGAACAAGAAGGGTGGTCGATAGGAATGTCTGCTATTTTCCTTTGTCGTCCAAGTAGATATGCACTCTGTCTGTGAATATACATGACTGGCAGCGGCTCATCATTTTTAAAGGGGTACAAGCGCCACCTTCTTTTAGGGATACGTGCCTCAGGCGGCTCATTATACTTGATCACCACCCCCCTGAATGTATTGGTGTCTTCCACCAAGGCACCTGATAGTTCAAAGTTTGGCATATCTTTCTCAACAGCCGGGGCAGAATCAGGGTCACCAGCTGCCTCATCACCGCTGCCACCTTGAGCCTCTCGTCTGAGGCGATTCTCTCGCCGGCGTTCATTATGTTGGTCCCTCTCAGCTTGCTGATGCTGTTGTATGTGGGCATCTCTTGTTCTTCCCCTATGTCTCTCCTGTTCTCGGTCTCGCTCTCTTTGCCGTGGTCGCTCTTCTTCTCTTTTTACCCTGCGATCATTTGAATCATCCCTTCTCTCGCGATGCCTATGACTTTCGGCTCCTCTGTGATCCTCTTGTTCCTAAAACAAAAATTCCTATTAATATGCTTTACTGGTAGCCTCCttcatttacatattttaatacacCAACGTTAAGAATCAGCATGTGCTGTAACTGTAAATAAACCCTGTTGAAAAACATTCGTATGGCTTTCATTAAAAAGTAAACCATTATAAAACCTTTATGTATTGGATTTTTCCTTATTCCAGTATGGTTAAATGGTATTCTTTTGGTTCCCATCTCACCAAACAAACTGACACATTACCAGTAGAGACAATTTACATTATAACCGTAAGATCCCTTTGCCATTACACACATCCCTTGTGATggtttctattgtttttttaagtagGGAAAACCAATTTGATTGTTAAACCTGTTGTGAACTTTaaactataaaaataaataattagaaACTACtaattattattactactaATATACAACTAGTAAAGTAACAGAGcatattttatttcaaatattgCAATCCTATGCCATACTTTATAGAGAATGGTCAACTTACAATAaagttattttatatatttattatgagACTCACCCGCTTTATCCTTGCGTCAGTTCCGCGGTGTGGGCTTCTACTTCTGCGGGGTCGAGGTGACCTTTCGTGCTGTCTGCCTGATGAACGGTCTCTTCTCGCTGGTGATCTTTCCTTTC
Above is a window of Paramisgurnus dabryanus chromosome 13, PD_genome_1.1, whole genome shotgun sequence DNA encoding:
- the snip1 gene encoding smad nuclear-interacting protein 1 — protein: MDNRRRHRESPARDVKIKIKQEQESPGRPPRSRRSASGSSRGSSSPLPRRRNSRSPVRRKERSPARRDRSSGRQHERSPRPRRSRSPHRGTDARIKREQEDHRGAESHRHRERRDDSNDRRVKREEERPRQRERDREQERHRGRTRDAHIQQHQQAERDQHNERRRENRLRREAQGGSGDEAAGDPDSAPAVEKDMPNFELSGALVEDTNTFRGVVIKYNEPPEARIPKRRWRLYPFKNDEPLPVMYIHRQSAYLLGRQRKIADIPIDHPSCSKQHAVLQYRLVEFTRADGTSGRRVKPYIIDLGSGNGTYLNNQRMDSQRYYELKEKDVLKFGFSSREYVLLHEFSDTAEVDAKREDEDEEDEGLDE